DNA sequence from the Deltaproteobacteria bacterium genome:
TCCTCAGGCTTATCGCCTCCCGCCTCAAGACTAGCCGTCGCGACAGGAAGTAACTCCTCAGGTTGGTCGAATACCGGCTTTTTCTTTGCTTTCATGCTCGTAAGCTCCGCAATGACTCGCGAATGAGGTCAGCGATCGAGTTCGCTCCACGCTGAAGCGCCGCTCGTACAGCTTTCTCTGCCTCAGCCTGCCGATACCCGAGATTGACTAGTGCTGAGGTTGCCTCTGCCGACACTGGAGGCTGCCCCCCAGTAACACTCTGACCGTTATCGAATGCACCAACTTTCTCGCGCAGTTCCACGACGAGTCGTTCAGCCGTTTTCTTACCGACGCCAGGAACCGCAACCAAACGCGTCACGTCACCGGTTCGTAGGGCGTTTTCGAGTTCATCGACTGGAATGCCGGACAAGATATTCAACGCAAGGCGAGGGCCAATACCAGTGACACCTTTGAGCAGCAAGAAACTCGCGCGTTCTTTCTCTTCAAGGAACCCGTAGAGGAGCAGTGCATCTTCACGCAGATGTGTATAGATCTGCAAACTCACCGAATCATGCAACGCAGGAAGACGATAAAACGTCTGCAGCGATACGAACACCTGATAACCAACGCCATTGACGTTGACGATCAACTGTTCGGGGGTCTTTTCTTCCAACGCTCCAGTAAGGCGAGCAATCACATCAGTAGCCTCACCTGCTAACGTCCGGTTTTGCGTGAGAACGATAGGGACCGTGGTAATGAACGTTTCAGAAACGCACTGCGCAAGAGTTGCACCCGGGTGGCATCGGCCATACCAGAGTGCGGCTCTTTCGCACTAGCTTCTGCGATACGTTCGGCAAGGCGTGAGGAATTGAAGTGGCAAATAGCGGCGGCCAGTGCATCAGTCGCATCTTGGCTCGTCGGAAACTCGGGCGGCCCTGAGCGCTTGCTAAACCCAAGCAGTGCGAGAACAGATTCTTGCACTTGTTGTTTGTCTGCGCGTCCATAGCCAACAACTGCCGTCTTAATCTCCGTAGGGTTGTATTCAGTAATCCGCAATCCGGCCTGAGAGGCAGCAAGCAACACAACACCACGAGCCTCCCCTAAGCGAAAGGCACTTTGTACGTTATAAGCCACAAAGGCTTTCTCCAAACTGAGGACGTGCGGCTTCCACCGATCGATCACCTCGACCACCCCTGCATGGATCACTCGCAGTCGTTCGTGGAGCGAACGAAACCCCTTGGGGATAATCGTTCCGCCAGCACAGAATTCGAGTTTCTGCCCTCTTCGTTCGACCACTCCCCAACCAGCACGGAGGGTCCCCGGATCGACTCCCAGGACTCGCAAAGAGGGCTCGGTGCGTTGCGCAACCACAATAATGGTTTCTCTTATGCCGCGCTGAGTCGCTCGGCTTCTTCCTGAGCGATTTCAAAATTGGCCGACACACTCTGTACGTCGTCGTTGTCTTCCAGTATTTCGAGCAGTTTGAGCGTTGTTTCTGCCTCTTTTCCTGCCAGATTAACCGTATTCTGGGGAATCATCGTTACTTCGGCTGAAACCATTGTGATCCCGGCTTTTTCCAAGGCTTCACGGACGGCATCAAAGTCTTCCGGTGCAGTGGAGACTTCAAACCCGTCATCTCCACCTGTGACATCTTCAGCCCCAGCCTCGAGGGCAATTTCCATCAGTTGGT
Encoded proteins:
- the ruvA gene encoding Holliday junction branch migration protein RuvA, with protein sequence MTTVPIVLTQNRTLAGEATDVIARLTGALEEKTPEQLIVNVNGVGYQVFVSLQTFYRLPALHDSVSLQIYTHLREDALLLYGFLEEKERASFLLLKGVTGIGPRLALNILSGIPVDELENALRTGDVTRLVAVPGVGKKTAERLVVELREKVGAFDNGQSVTGGQPPVSAEATSALVNLGYRQAEAEKAVRAALQRGANSIADLIRESLRSLRA
- the ruvC gene encoding crossover junction endodeoxyribonuclease RuvC, with the protein product MRETIIVVAQRTEPSLRVLGVDPGTLRAGWGVVERRGQKLEFCAGGTIIPKGFRSLHERLRVIHAGVVEVIDRWKPHVLSLEKAFVAYNVQSAFRLGEARGVVLLAASQAGLRITEYNPTEIKTAVVGYGRADKQQVQESVLALLGFSKRSGPPEFPTSQDATDALAAAICHFNSSRLAERIAEASAKEPHSGMADATRVQLLRSAFLKRSLPRSLSFSRKTGR